Genomic window (Planococcus sp. MSAK28401):
TGTAGAAACCGTTCGTGAATGGGTCAACCGCCAGGAAATGAAGCCGGGTGCGTAAACGGATTAATTGTGAAACTGATGCTATGATAATAACGAACCGCAAGCAATGGCGGTTCGTTATTTTAATGGGAAAAAGCTTTACTGACCAGAGGAGAGATAGCCATGAATGAAGACCAGTGGCAACTAACAGCGCAAGCATTATCTACTATAACGGTGACAGCACAGCCCGATAATGAACCAGTCGTAATCACTGGCATTGCCGAAGGATTCCGCTGCATTGGCGTTGGGACAGACGCAGCCGTATTCCAGTCTGAGAACTTTCCGGAATATGCATTTAAAGTATACGCCGAAGGCAAAAAAGATAAACTCGAAGCTGAAGCGAAGGTGTACGAACAAATCGGGCAATCTGTTTATTTTTCGACTTGTTACGGAAGAGATGGACGTATGCTTGTGTTGAAATTCGAGCAAGGCCCAACTTTATTCGATTGCCTGCTGCAAGGCGTGTACGTGCCGGAACAGGCCATCGTGGATGTGGAAAAAGCGCGCGACTATATCCGCGAAATCGGCTTGAATCCGCGGGACATCCACTTAAAAAACATCATCTTGCAGGATGGGCGCGCGAAATTGCTCGACGTGTCCGAGTACATCAAGCCTGGCAACGATTTCCGCTGGGAGCATTTGAAAAAAGCGTATCACGAATATTATCCGATCATCGATGGCAAACCCGTTCCATTCTGGCTGCTCGACACCATTCGCAAATGGTACCACCACTGGAACCGCTATTCTGCTTCATTTGAAGAATTCATGCGCATCGTATCTAAGCAATTGAATTACCGGAAATAGCTCCAATAAAAAGAATAGATTATTTTACAAAATCCTGAATTTGATCACTGGAAAAATGACCAATTTATTCCGGTGGTTTTATAGGCGATTTCAATATTTGCTGATGGAAATGTAGACGGCGACTCCTGCGGGAGCAGTGACGGAGCAGCGCGACGGAGCGACATGAGGTGAAGACCCTGCAGGAGCGTTAGCGACGAAGCGGCTGAGGCCATGCCCGCGGAAAGCGTCCGTCGGAATGGACATCAGCCGGTTATTCTTTTTTTAGAATAAATAAGTGATAATATCAACTCGATTATATTCAAAATTTTATATATTTTTCAAGAAAATTATTATTTGTATATAATAAGGGGAGGAATGCACTAGAGCAATAGACTTAGGAGGATTCATAAATGATTAAACGAAATAAAGCTTGGGCGCTGGCAATCACGGCTAGTTTAGCTGCGGTGCTCTCAGCGTGCGGCGGGGAACAGGAAACTGCGACAGATACAGAAAGTGCTGCAGAACAAGACGGACTGGACAGTGTCCAGGAATTGCGCTTGACGACAGGGTCTGGGATTCCGACCATGGATTCCGTGTTGGCAGACGACGCGGTATCGTTCACCATGTTAAATAATGCCGGCGAAGGCCTTTACCGATTGAATCAGCAGAACACGGCTATTCCAGCGATGGCTTCGGCCGAGCCTGAAATCAGTGAAGACGGGCTGACCTATACCTTCACCCTGCGCGAGGCAAAATGGTCTGACGGCTCACCCGTGACGGCGCAAGATTTTGTGTTTGCGTGGCAGCGGGCAGCCGACCCGGAAACAGGCTCGACATACGGCCCGTATATGATGGCGGGAACGATTAAGAATGCTGCTGCGATTGCAGCAGGCGAACTGGATAAATCGGAACTCGGCATTACTGCACAAGATGACAAGACGCTCGTCGTGTCACTTGAACGCCCGATTCCTTATTTCTTGTCATTGATGGCATTCGGTACGTTTTATCCACAGAAAGAAGCATACGTCACGGAACTTGGAGATCAATACGCCATGGACTCGGACAAGCTATTGTCGAACGGGCCATTCGTATTGGCGAACTGGGACGCTGCTGCCATGTCGTGGGAGCTGGAGAAAAACCCCGAATATTGGGATGCAGAAACAGTGAAATTGGATAAAGTCGAATTCAATATCGTCCCGGATCCAGGGACAGGGGTTAATTTATACGAAACAGAGGAAGCAGACCGTGCCGGCTTGGCTGGTGAATTTGCGATGCAATACGCAGACGATGAGGAAGTCGTGCGCGTCTTGAAGCCATCGGTCTATTATTTGCAATTCAACCAGGAACGCGAAGGCGAATCAACACCGCTTGCGAATCCGAAATTGCGCAAAGCTTTGGCACTGTCATTCAATAAACAGGATTTGGCGGATATCGTTCTTGCCAACGGATCGATTCCGGCAGATTTCTTGGTCCCAACGGAATTCACATTTGATGCAGACAATGAAGATTTCCGCACAGTCAATGGGAATATGATGGAATTCAATGCCGAGGAAGCGAAAGCCTTATGGGCAGAAGGCTTGGAGGAAGAAGGGCTGACGGAAGTGAGCTTGGAGTACTTGAGCGGCGATACGGAACTTTCGAAAAAGATCGATGCCTATATGCAAGACCAGATGGAAGGCAATCTGGAGGGCTTGACACTTGAACTTAGCCAAGTGCCGTTCAATGTCCTGCTCGATAAAAACGATGCGCAAGATTACGATATCCAAAGCACAGGCTGGGGCCCGGATTTCCAGGACCCGATTACATTCCTTGATTTGTTTGCGACAGAATCGCCTCAAAACACGATGGCGTATTCCAATAAACAAGTGGATGAATTGCTGGAACAGGCGAACGGCGAATTAGCCTTGAAGCCGGAAGAGCGCTGGCAAGCGTTAGCGGAAGTAGAGAAAATCCTCGTCGAAGAAGATGCAGCCATTGCCAATATGTATCAGTTCGGCAGCATGGCACTGCAAAAACCGTATGTGCATGATGTCATCACGCATCCGTTCACGGGCGACTTTAGCTATAAATGGGCTTATATCTCAGGAAGAGAATAATAAAAAGGAGGATGGCAGCTGCCATCCTCCTTTTGTTTTAGGTATTCATTTTAAAATGCGCCGGAGCCGCCGCCACCGCCGCCGACTCCGCCTCCAGTTCCAGCCATTCCGCCGCCGCTTGCGCTGGCGCTCGAACTCGTCGTGGTGCTGGCCGAAACGAATACGGCTGTCATGAGGACCGGGTTCATGGCGAAGCCAGAAACATCGTTGGCCGGCTCAGCGGCTGTGAAGGCATTTGCTTTTCGCTCGGCTGTTTTCTGGTCGCTGCCGAGCAAGTACGCATAAGCGCGCTGCTTTTCGTCCATTGTCAGCCGTTCCCATTGTTCAGTCGGCAATTGTTCCATAGCGTTTTTCATACTGCGCCATTCATAGCGCATTTTATGCCCTTGGGGAGTAAGGGGCGAATAACTGAGTGCAAATCCAAAAGCGAGCATCGCGAGAACAGCGGATACGGCCATCCAAGGCAATAAACCGTATATGCCGGTAAAAATAGAAAGGCCCAGCAATACTGCGCTCATGATTCCAGCAGTCCATCGAAGACCAGGATGTTTCTCGTAGAAATTATGAGTCGTCACTTCGGCTTTTACTTCCTTGCTCCAGTCGGCAGTAGCTGCGTTGTACTCTTCGTGATTGCTTTCGTTTTTTGTATAAATCTCAACTTGTTCAAGCGTGAACTCCTGACCATCTCCGATCGTATCGAATAACAAACCGATCAGCACTTCTTCGTGTTTGTAGTCGGTGTTTCTGTCAATCAGTTCGAAATGATCTTCCGATAATTGCCGGATCTTGCCTTTTCTCATCAAATCTAAAATGGCCGCCGATATGCCGTTCGCTGCGACATAGGTCGGGTTCGTGAAATGGAGCAGTGCCGGAATGCTCATCGAATCTTCCGGTACGAAAAATTCATAAGGCTGGCTTTGGACCTCCCGTTTGCGACGAATCGCCTTCATCCAAGTAAATAGCACGATGCCGATGAGGCCAGCGCCGAATAATATGATGGCGGGGATACCAGCCGATTGCGCGATTTGCTGGTTGCGGTCGAACGCTGCTGCCTCGTTTTCGAGTTCTTCGCGATCATCTGCGAGCTCATCGCGCACCGTGCCGTCTTGCGCTGTGACACCAGGGAACAATTCGGATTCAAAAATTGCGCGGATATTCGCATTTTTTTCGGATGGTACATTGCCTAAATCGAAAACAGCTGTGCCATCTTCCGTAACGTTCGAGGTATCAAACGCCTCGCCATATCCGAGCGCTTCGGTTTCAGCTGCCGGAGCAGGCGGAATGACTGTAATTGTCATATCACCGTATTCGCTTTCGTTGCTTGCATCAAAGAACGGCCAGTAAAATTCGGCGCCGTCTTCAAACTTTTCGACAGCCCCGATGATCCGGTAGTTCAGCTCGACTTGGATCGTATCGCCGTCATTGCCTGAGCGGTAAATTTTGTACAGGCCGTTTTCGATTTCCACTTCCAGGTCCCGGCGGCTATCGCTCGCGGTAAACTCCTCGATCGACGTTCCTTCTTTCGGAATCAAGCTTCTTGTGATGCCATTAAACTCATCTTCGAATTCGTACGTGAATTGTTCCGTGACATCTGCCGTACCGTCTTCATTCAACTGAGCCTCGATTTGCACTTCCGTAATATCGAAATCAACTGCAAACGCCTGGACCGGGACGAGCAGCAGGAAAATGAACAAAACGAATACCAAAACTCTTTTGTTCTTCACGATTCATCACCTCTTGTATAGGAGTACGGTTGAGGAGA
Coding sequences:
- a CDS encoding serine/threonine protein kinase codes for the protein MNEDQWQLTAQALSTITVTAQPDNEPVVITGIAEGFRCIGVGTDAAVFQSENFPEYAFKVYAEGKKDKLEAEAKVYEQIGQSVYFSTCYGRDGRMLVLKFEQGPTLFDCLLQGVYVPEQAIVDVEKARDYIREIGLNPRDIHLKNIILQDGRAKLLDVSEYIKPGNDFRWEHLKKAYHEYYPIIDGKPVPFWLLDTIRKWYHHWNRYSASFEEFMRIVSKQLNYRK
- a CDS encoding peptide ABC transporter substrate-binding protein translates to MIKRNKAWALAITASLAAVLSACGGEQETATDTESAAEQDGLDSVQELRLTTGSGIPTMDSVLADDAVSFTMLNNAGEGLYRLNQQNTAIPAMASAEPEISEDGLTYTFTLREAKWSDGSPVTAQDFVFAWQRAADPETGSTYGPYMMAGTIKNAAAIAAGELDKSELGITAQDDKTLVVSLERPIPYFLSLMAFGTFYPQKEAYVTELGDQYAMDSDKLLSNGPFVLANWDAAAMSWELEKNPEYWDAETVKLDKVEFNIVPDPGTGVNLYETEEADRAGLAGEFAMQYADDEEVVRVLKPSVYYLQFNQEREGESTPLANPKLRKALALSFNKQDLADIVLANGSIPADFLVPTEFTFDADNEDFRTVNGNMMEFNAEEAKALWAEGLEEEGLTEVSLEYLSGDTELSKKIDAYMQDQMEGNLEGLTLELSQVPFNVLLDKNDAQDYDIQSTGWGPDFQDPITFLDLFATESPQNTMAYSNKQVDELLEQANGELALKPEERWQALAEVEKILVEEDAAIANMYQFGSMALQKPYVHDVITHPFTGDFSYKWAYISGRE
- a CDS encoding DUF2207 domain-containing protein — encoded protein: MKNKRVLVFVLFIFLLLVPVQAFAVDFDITEVQIEAQLNEDGTADVTEQFTYEFEDEFNGITRSLIPKEGTSIEEFTASDSRRDLEVEIENGLYKIYRSGNDGDTIQVELNYRIIGAVEKFEDGAEFYWPFFDASNESEYGDMTITVIPPAPAAETEALGYGEAFDTSNVTEDGTAVFDLGNVPSEKNANIRAIFESELFPGVTAQDGTVRDELADDREELENEAAAFDRNQQIAQSAGIPAIILFGAGLIGIVLFTWMKAIRRKREVQSQPYEFFVPEDSMSIPALLHFTNPTYVAANGISAAILDLMRKGKIRQLSEDHFELIDRNTDYKHEEVLIGLLFDTIGDGQEFTLEQVEIYTKNESNHEEYNAATADWSKEVKAEVTTHNFYEKHPGLRWTAGIMSAVLLGLSIFTGIYGLLPWMAVSAVLAMLAFGFALSYSPLTPQGHKMRYEWRSMKNAMEQLPTEQWERLTMDEKQRAYAYLLGSDQKTAERKANAFTAAEPANDVSGFAMNPVLMTAVFVSASTTTSSSASASGGGMAGTGGGVGGGGGGSGAF